The Chloroflexota bacterium genomic sequence TCGGCGCCCTGCGCCTCGATCAGCGCCTGGAACTCGTGCTTGCCGTACAGGCTTTCGCCGGTCGCCACGGGCAGATTCATCGCCCGCCGCGCCTCGGCCATCACCGTGTGGCTGCCGGGCCGGATCGGCTCCTCGATGAACATCGGCCGGAAGGGCTCGATGGCCCGGGCCAACTCGGCAGCCTTCGCCGGCTCCTCCAGTTTGGCGTGGAAGTCGACGCCGATTTCCGCGGAATCGCCGACCGCCGCGCGCACGGCCTCCACGCGCTCCGTCACCAGCCGGATGGCCTGTTGCCAGGGCAGGCGGTCGTCCTCCGGCGAATAGGGGAAGAGCTTGAACGCCGTGAATCCGTGGTCGCTCGCCATGGCCTTGGCTTCCTCGGCCATGTCCGCCGGATCGCCGGTCACTACGTCGAAGTAGACCCACACGCGGTCGCGGTAGGGGCCGCCGAGCAGCTGATAGACCGGCTGATCGGCCAGCTTGCCCGCCAGGTCCCACAGCGCCAGGTCGATGCCGCTGATGGCCGCCCAGCCCACCGCGCCCGCCGGAAAGCGCAACCCGCGGTAGCAGAGGTGCCAGAGTCGCTCGCGGCGCGTGGCGTCCTGCCCCACCAGCCACTCGCCGAGATAGCGCACCGTCTCGGCCACCGCGAGGTCCGGACCGGCGGCGTACGCCTCACCGAGGCCCACCAACCCCGACTCCGTCGTGATCGTGACGTAGTTCGCGTTGTGGTGCGTGTCCGAGGCCGTGCGCACCTCGACACTTTGGATGCGCACCTAGTCCCGCCTCACAAACTCCACAACGCGCGCGAGCCTAGTCTGTGCGCTTTGGGCCGTCCAGCCAGACGGCCCCGCAATGGGCGCGCCGGATGCACATCGGCGCTGTCCATTCACTCCCTCGTGATCAGGGAACGGTCACCTGCATACATGGAACGTTTTCGAAACGTCGCGCGTAGTATCTAGCGGAACACTTGGTGTCCGACGCCATAACCACACGGGAAACGGCCTCCTGAGTCACCATCGCCCGACGTTGAACTCGACCGCTGTTCTAGTGGCTGTGATGGTGATCGCGATGAGCCTGGCGAGTTGCGGGCCCGATGAACCTGCCGCAGGAGGCCACCCGCGCCTGCGGCCTCGCCTGGGGAACGAGCCCTCTCTCTTGCGGCTACCCAGTCGCCGCCGGCCTCAGCGCTGCCAGCAAGAAAAAGGCCCCAGATCGTTCATCGGTCCGGAGCCCACGTCCACATCCAAACGCCTTGCTTTGGTGGCATCTCGTTGCCGAGGGCCCACTTCATTCGGTGGAGTCCCGATGACTCGGCCGTGTTCTTCAACCAAGGCAGCAATCTCTACCGAGTTTCGACCGACGGCACTGCGCCGCTCCGGATCGTTCCGGACCGCAAGTTGCGCCTGGAGGTCGGGCCAATGACCGCATTTGATGTCTCGCCCGATGGGACGCAGGTTGTCTATTCCAGCTGCGCTTTGCCCATGCAGCCCTGGATCGAACACGGTCCGTCGATCACTCGCGAGACCGACCCCGAGGGCAACGAGATCGTCGTGATCAGTGAGTGGAGGGATGGTCATCCCCCTTATCCATCCACCTATGAGCTCGCGCGCATAAACATCGACGGTACGGAGTCGGAGCGGTTGACCGACAACGGGTCCTACGACAATTTCCCAGCATGGTCTCCCGACGGCACTCGAATTGCCTTTGTATCCAAGTCCGGGTTGTACGTCTTAGCTGCTGACGGCGCGCGGGTTCTGCCTCACGAGGTCCAGGCAGTCGTATCGGTCCAACAACCGCGACTGCCGGTGGAGTTGGAGGTGGTGGCTTTGCATCCGCCCGCGTGGTCTCCGGACGGCGCGCGTCTCGCCTTCGTGGGCTGGGGGCTTCCCACACAACCGACAGAACCCGTGGCAGCTAAATTTGATATCTACACAGTAGGCGCGGACGGCGCAAACCTGCAGCGGCTAACAGGCACGGTGAGTGAACCCTCGTGGTCGCCGGACGGGCAGCGCATCGCCTTTGCCAAACCCGACGGCGACGACGTGGCGCTCTATACCATTTCCGCCGACGGCTCGGACCTCAAGCGGGTCACGACCATCACGGGCTGGCACCCGCAGTATGGGGAGCCGGATCCGGCGCGCGCCTGGATTGAGAACGTTGCATGGTCACCCGACGGCTCGAAGATCCTCTACACCTGCGGTTGGATCTGCGTGGTCAGCGTGGACGGCAAGCCAGTCAATGACACGCCACTACGCGGAATCATCGCCGCCTGGTCTCCGGACGGCTCGCGCATCGCGGTGGCGGGAGTATTGCGCGATGTTCGCAGCATGGCCCCTGACGGCAGTGACGTGCGCAGCCTGCCGATTCCAGGTGCCACGGCCACGACCATCGGTCGTGCGGCCCCCAGCGGTCCAGGGTCGGGTCCGTGCACGGCGGGATTCGTCGTGGCGGCTCCCGCGGCGAACCCCGGGTTGGTGCAGGACTGCGAGACATTGCTGGAAGTGCTACCCGCGCTGTTTGGGCAGGGGCTCGATCGCTGGCTCCGAGAGTCGCCAATAGAGATATGGCCGGGCATCAGAGTCACCGGCACGCCCCCGAGGGTAACGGCGTTGACGCTTTTGGGGCATGAGCTGGACGGGACCATACCCGTCGAACTTGGGGCACTGACCCACTTACAGACTCTGGACCTTTCCTTCAACCAGCTCACCGGCCCAATCCCGGCTGAACTGGCGAAGCTGACTCGGCTTTTGAATCTGGACCTGTCCTGGAACGAACTCAGCGGACCGATTCCAGCAGAGATGGGCCACCTAGCCGACCTTGAACTGCTTTGGCTTGAGGGCAACCCGCTGACGGGCTGCATCCCGACAACTCTACGGAGCATCCCGGAAAATGACCTTCCGGGCCTCGGTCTGCCGGATTGCGAGTAACCACCAAAAGCCCTCAGTTGCCTGTAGACGACCGCGAGGTCACCGGAGACCTGCTGCTCGCTCGGCCGAGACTCTTAGCCCGCCGACGCTCCGTTCGCGGCCATGGGCAGGGCGCCGCCCTTGGCCTCGATGTCATCCCAGAAGTGGCAGGACACGAAGTGGCCGTCACCGACGTCTCTGAGCTCCGGCTCTTCCGTCGCGCAGCGATCTTCCGCCCACGGGCACCGCGGGTGGAAGCGACAGCCTGAGGGCGGGTTCACCGGACTCGGCACGTCGCCGGTGAGGATGATGCGTTCGCGCTTGGCTTCCAGGTCCGGATCCGGCACCGGCACCGCTGACAGCAGACATCGCGTGTACGGATGCAGCGGGCGCAGATAGAACTGCTCGCTGGGCGCCATCTCGACGATTTGGCCGAGGTACATCACCGCGATGCGGTGGCTGATCTGCCGCACGACCTTGAAGTCGTGGGAGATGAACAGGTAGGCCACGCCCAGCTGCTGCTGCAGGTCCAGCAGCAGGTTCATGATCTGCGCCTGGATCGACACGTCCAGCGCGGACACCGGCTCGTCGCAGACGATGAACGACGGCTGCACCGCCAGCGCGCGGGCGAAGGCAATGCGCTGACGCTGTCCGCCGGAGAACTCGTGCGGGTAGCGGCTCGAGAAGCGCGGATCGAGCCCCACCAATTCCAGCAGCTCGCGCACGCGCTGGCGACGCTCGTCGCGGCTCTCGTAGAGATCGTGCACCTGCAGCGGCTCTTCGATGATCCGCCCGACCGACATCCGCGGGTTCAGCGAGCCGTACGGGTCTTGGAAGATCATCTGCATCTTCCGCCGCGCGCGCCGCTGGTCGTCGCGCGAGAGCTGGACGAGGTCGTTGCCCTCGAAGATCACCTCGCCCGCCGTCGGCGGCTCGAGCTGCATGATCGTATTGCCGGTGGTGGTCTTGCCGCACCCGGACTCGCCGACCAGGCCCAGGGTCTCGCCCGCGTTCAGCTCGAAGCTGATGCCGTCAACCGCCCGCACCAGCCCGGACTGGCGGCGAATGATGAATCCGCGCATCACGGGGAAGTATTTGGTGAGCCCGTTGACCGTCAGCAGCGTTTCGCCATTGGCGGAGCCGTTGCGGCTCGAAGCGCTCGTCATCGTCTCGCCGGCCCTCGCGTCGCTCATCGCAACTCACCCGTATCCACGTCCACCCAGCAGCGGAGCGACCGGCCGTCGTCGATCGTCTCCACGGGCGGCATTTCCTCTATGCACTTGTCCTTCACGAACCGGCAGCGCGGCGCGAATGGGCACCCGACCGGGAGATTGGTCATGTCCGGCGGCGCGCCAGGGATGGCGCTCAGCCGGTCGCCGCGTGCCGCGGAGATGCTGGGCATGGATTCCAGCAGGCCAATCGTGTACGGGTGTTTCGGCGTATAGAAGATGTCACGGCCCGATGCGCGTTCGACGATGTACCCGCCGTACATCACCACGATCTCCTGGCAGAACCCGGCGACCAGCGCCAGGTCGTGCGTGATCAGGATGGCGGCCATGCCCAGCTCTTCGCGCAGGCTCGAAATGAGCTCGATAACCTGCGCTTGAATCGTCACGTCCAGCGCCGTCGTCGGCTCGTCGGCGATGAGCAATTGCGGCTGACAAGAGATCGCCATCGCAATCATGGCCCGCTGCTGCATGCCACCCGAGAGCTGGTGCGGATAGTCGTTGGCGCGCTCGGCGGGCGAGGGAATTCCCACCCGATCCAGAAGCTCGACGGTGTGCGCGCGCGCCTCGTCCTTGCTCACGCCCAGGTGCAGCCGCTGCGCCTCGTCGATCTGGCGACCGACCGTCAGCACCGGATTGAGTGAGCTCATCGGGTCCTGGAAGATCATGGAGATCTTCCCGCCGCGAATCCCCCGCATCTCGTTGGGCGGAATCTGCAGCAGGGAGACGCGGCCGGCGCGCGTCTCAATGATCTCCTCGGGATCGATGTCCATCACGTTGGTGTCGCCGAACATGACCTCGCCACCGGTGATTTGACCGGCGGGCTGAGGAATCAGCCGCAGCAGGGCCAGCGAGCTGACGCTCTTGCCGCTGCCCGACTCGCCCACGATGCCGAGCGAGCCGCCCGCCGCAAGCTCGTAGGCGATGCCGTTGACCGCGCGAACGATGCCCTCGTCCGTCTTGAATTGGACGGCGAGATCCTTGACCTCGAGCAAGTGGCCGTTGTCGCTCATGCCGTTCTCGCTCATGTCGCCTGCTCAATCACTTGGTCCGCATGCCTCGGCAGCCAGTAGTCGTGATACCGATCATCGCACTCCACGGAGCAGAAGCGCATCCCGCCGGCGCTCACCCACACGTCGCGCGGGACCACCTGGCCGCATAGCTGGCAATTCGTGACGCTAGTTTGCCACCAATCGCCCTTGTGCTCCTCCCAGTGCCCGCCAGTCTCGGACCGGGGCGCGACAGCGACGGGCTCGCGCGTTTCGTCGGTGACGGTCGGCACCGCGGGAGCCGGCACATCGGCGCGGAGCCTCGCCGTCTCGTCGGCGTCGATCGTCAGCGTTCCGTTGAGCCGCTCCAAGGCGACGCCGTAGATCTCGCGCGCGGCCGTTTCCGACACGAATCCCTCCAAGACATCCCGGCGCACGGCTTCCGCGGCGCGTGTCCTCGGGTCGCCGTAGCCTCCCCCGCCGGGACTCGCGAGCATAACCTGATCGCCCTCTTTCAGCACAATGTTGGCCACGCGCGAGTTGCTGGCCGTGCCGTACTCCTCGCGGAAGGTCACGAACGTGTCTTCCCCGGCGCGCTTCACGAGCAGCGCCGATCGCTGCCCATCCTCGCCGCCAAAGAGGCCCCAGGCGCCCGACACCATGCGGTCGAACAGCGCCGACACGGTGATCTCGGGCGCCCGCACCTCGAGGATCCGCTCCGAGCCAAGCCCGCCCCGCTGCGCCCCGGCGCCGCCGGAGTCCTGCCGCAGGCGATAGGACCGCTCGAGGAATGGATAGCGCGTCTCGAAGATCTCCACCGGCGTCGACGGGCAGTTGCCGTTGGGGATCACCTGGTTGCTGTTGCCGTCGGCGTTGGCGCGCCCACCCCAGCCCACGCCGTCGAAGTGGTAGTGCACGTAGTAGCGGTCGGTGTCCGGGTGCGTGCCGCCGAAGAGGAAGTTGCAGGAGGTGCCGCCGGTGTCCGCGGAGACCCGGTCCGGCACGGCCTTGGAGAGCGCGCCGATCACAATGCCCCACACGCGCGGGTGCGTCTCGGTGTTGCCGCCAACGCAAGGCCCGGGATGGACGACGTTGGTGAGCGTGCCCGGCGTGGCAATCACCGTGATGGGCCGATAGGCGCCGTCGTTGTGGGGCACGTTGTTGTCGGCAAAGTGGAACACGGCGTTGTAGGTGCCCGAGGCCGTCACGCCGTAGGTGCAGTTCAGCACGTGCTCCGCCTGCGGATCGCTCTCACTGAAGTCGGCGACCAGACTTCCGTCGGAAACGACAAGCCGCAGCCGAATCCAGTCGTGCAAGGGCACCTCGCGGGCGTCCTCCATGTGGCCCTCGAAGGTGTACTCGCCGTCGGGAATGGCGCGAATCTCGTCCCGCATCCACCGCTCGGCATAGTCGAGCAGCTCGTCGCTCACCTGGGTGATGCGCTCGACGCCGTAGGCGTCCAGCAGCTCGTGGGTGCGCTGCTCGGCCACGTTCAACGACGCCATCATGGCGTGCAGGTCGCCCCACGTGTATCGCGGCGCGCGGTGGTTGGACATCATGATGCGCCACACGTCTTCGTTGTATTCGCCGCCGCGCATCAGCCACACCGGCGGCAGGCGCAGGCCCTCCTGGTAGATCTCGGTGGCAGTGGCCGCGAACCCGCCGACGGCCAGGCCGCCGATCTCAACCAGGTGCGCGATGTTCGAGACGTAGCCGAAGATTTCGCCGTCGTAGAACACGGGCTTGATGACCACGTGCTCCGGCATGTGCACGCCGCCGCGATAGGGATCGTTGTGCACGATGATGTCGCCTTCGCGGACGTTCTCCTCGCCGATTTCGGCGATGAGCCACTTGACCACGAAGCGGATCGCGCCCACCTGCGCGGGGCAGAACTCGGTTTGCGCGAGCATGCGCCCGTGGCGGTCGAAGAGGACGCACGAAAAGTCGCGGCTCTCGCTGAAGATCGGCGAGTAGGCCGTGCGCATCATCGTGGTGCCCATCTCGCGGCAAATGCCGACGAGGCGGTTGTAGACCACGTTGAGCGTGACCAGATCGACGCTGGATGGGGCGCTGGACGTTGTCATCGATGGCGTCTCCCTACACACCTGGCGTTCATGCGGACCCCTCGGTCCACTCGAGCACGGCCGTGCCATGCGGGCTGACGGTCAGCAACTGACCGGGGTGGACGACGGTCGTTGAGTCGAGCTCTTCGATGATGGCCGGCCCGGTGATGCGATCGGCGGGCGAAAGGTCTTCGCGGGAGTAGACGGGGCAATCGACGGGACCGTCCGACGCGAACCAGACCTGGCGCGTTCCCGCCGGTTCGGCGGGGGATCCCTCCGGCAACACCGGCAATTCCGGCTTGGCGGTGTCCCCAAACACGGTGACGTTGAACTGCACCAGCTCAATGATTTCGTCGGGGATGCGGTAGCCGTAGGTTGCCTCGTAGTGCGTCTCAAACGCCGCGAGCAACTGGACCAGCGATTCAGCCGTGACTTCGCCGCCGGGGATCGGAATCTCCTCTTCATAGTTCTGGCCGAGGTAGCGCATGTTCACCGACCGCTGAATCTGCGGCGTGCCCGCGAATCCCTCGTGCTCCAGATCGGCCGTGGCCTCCGCCACGAGCTCGTTGAGCCGCGCGTCGATGGACGGCGCGTCCAGTCGATCCGACCGCAGAATGTGCGTCCAGGTCTTGTCCACGCGCATGTCGGCCAGCAGCGTGCCGAACGCGGAGCAGAGGCCTGGATGCGGCGGAATCAGCACCCGCCGGGCACCGATCACCTTGGCGATGGCCGCCGCGTGCAGCGGGCCGGCGCCACCAAATGCCACCAGGCTGAACTGCCGCGGGTCCAGGCCGCGCCGCACGGTGAGCAGGCGCATGGCCTCCGCGATGTTCTCGACGGCGATATCCAGCACGGCCTGAGCGGTGGCCTCCGGACTGAGGCCGAGCGTGCCGCCAAGATCGGATAGGGCGCGGTGTGCGAGGTCGGCATTCAGCCGAACCTCGCCGCCAAGGAAGTTTTCGGGATTGAGCCGGCCAAGCACCACGTTGGCGTCCGTGACCGTCGGCTCGGCGCCGCCCTGCGCGTAGCACACCGGGCCCGGCACGGCGCCGGCGCTCTGGGGCCCGGCCTGGAGCAATCCGCCGCGGTTGACCCAGGCAATGGACCCGCCACCGGCGCCCATGGTCGTCATCTCGATGAACGGCGCCGCGACCG encodes the following:
- a CDS encoding DPP IV N-terminal domain-containing protein, whose protein sequence is MFFNQGSNLYRVSTDGTAPLRIVPDRKLRLEVGPMTAFDVSPDGTQVVYSSCALPMQPWIEHGPSITRETDPEGNEIVVISEWRDGHPPYPSTYELARINIDGTESERLTDNGSYDNFPAWSPDGTRIAFVSKSGLYVLAADGARVLPHEVQAVVSVQQPRLPVELEVVALHPPAWSPDGARLAFVGWGLPTQPTEPVAAKFDIYTVGADGANLQRLTGTVSEPSWSPDGQRIAFAKPDGDDVALYTISADGSDLKRVTTITGWHPQYGEPDPARAWIENVAWSPDGSKILYTCGWICVVSVDGKPVNDTPLRGIIAAWSPDGSRIAVAGVLRDVRSMAPDGSDVRSLPIPGATATTIGRAAPSGPGSGPCTAGFVVAAPAANPGLVQDCETLLEVLPALFGQGLDRWLRESPIEIWPGIRVTGTPPRVTALTLLGHELDGTIPVELGALTHLQTLDLSFNQLTGPIPAELAKLTRLLNLDLSWNELSGPIPAEMGHLADLELLWLEGNPLTGCIPTTLRSIPENDLPGLGLPDCE
- a CDS encoding hydantoinase/oxoprolinase family protein: MAIRIGIDTGGTFTDFVALDEESGEAQVVKRPSTPDSPSDAIFDAIEHSGIPADAVSYFVLGTTVGVNALLQRKGARVLYVTTSGFEDVPFLQRVDRKFHYDLDWERPEPLVTRRDCLGVAERLDYMGAVVDPLTPEALGSLGDMLRERLDERTNGAVAVAVNCLFSYVKPDHERMIREYLAGEFPELSISLSHEVAPIWREYDRASTTIADAYIRPLLQGFIHALDDGLAAWGNTRSWAVMKSNGGQMLAESAADRPAQTVLSGLPGGIIAAKYYAESLNDDNIISFDMGGTSTDVGVVDDGAIGYTTAWEIEFGLPVAAPFIEMTTMGAGGGSIAWVNRGGLLQAGPQSAGAVPGPVCYAQGGAEPTVTDANVVLGRLNPENFLGGEVRLNADLAHRALSDLGGTLGLSPEATAQAVLDIAVENIAEAMRLLTVRRGLDPRQFSLVAFGGAGPLHAAAIAKVIGARRVLIPPHPGLCSAFGTLLADMRVDKTWTHILRSDRLDAPSIDARLNELVAEATADLEHEGFAGTPQIQRSVNMRYLGQNYEEEIPIPGGEVTAESLVQLLAAFETHYEATYGYRIPDEIIELVQFNVTVFGDTAKPELPVLPEGSPAEPAGTRQVWFASDGPVDCPVYSREDLSPADRITGPAIIEELDSTTVVHPGQLLTVSPHGTAVLEWTEGSA
- a CDS encoding dipeptide ABC transporter ATP-binding protein — encoded protein: MTSASSRNGSANGETLLTVNGLTKYFPVMRGFIIRRQSGLVRAVDGISFELNAGETLGLVGESGCGKTTTGNTIMQLEPPTAGEVIFEGNDLVQLSRDDQRRARRKMQMIFQDPYGSLNPRMSVGRIIEEPLQVHDLYESRDERRQRVRELLELVGLDPRFSSRYPHEFSGGQRQRIAFARALAVQPSFIVCDEPVSALDVSIQAQIMNLLLDLQQQLGVAYLFISHDFKVVRQISHRIAVMYLGQIVEMAPSEQFYLRPLHPYTRCLLSAVPVPDPDLEAKRERIILTGDVPSPVNPPSGCRFHPRCPWAEDRCATEEPELRDVGDGHFVSCHFWDDIEAKGGALPMAANGASAG
- a CDS encoding mandelate racemase/muconate lactonizing enzyme family protein is translated as MRIQSVEVRTASDTHHNANYVTITTESGLVGLGEAYAAGPDLAVAETVRYLGEWLVGQDATRRERLWHLCYRGLRFPAGAVGWAAISGIDLALWDLAGKLADQPVYQLLGGPYRDRVWVYFDVVTGDPADMAEEAKAMASDHGFTAFKLFPYSPEDDRLPWQQAIRLVTERVEAVRAAVGDSAEIGVDFHAKLEEPAKAAELARAIEPFRPMFIEEPIRPGSHTVMAEARRAMNLPVATGESLYGKHEFQALIEAQGADLLQPDILLCGGMTEIRKIAALAEAHMLSLAPHNPFGGLSSVATAHFGAATPNFLIMESPQTVGPRAQASALRHSFLHGGIEIEDGYVKLPQGPGWGVTLNEALVEQHPYQSWRRPVPAKADGGFGYY
- a CDS encoding hydantoinase B/oxoprolinase family protein, producing the protein MTTSSAPSSVDLVTLNVVYNRLVGICREMGTTMMRTAYSPIFSESRDFSCVLFDRHGRMLAQTEFCPAQVGAIRFVVKWLIAEIGEENVREGDIIVHNDPYRGGVHMPEHVVIKPVFYDGEIFGYVSNIAHLVEIGGLAVGGFAATATEIYQEGLRLPPVWLMRGGEYNEDVWRIMMSNHRAPRYTWGDLHAMMASLNVAEQRTHELLDAYGVERITQVSDELLDYAERWMRDEIRAIPDGEYTFEGHMEDAREVPLHDWIRLRLVVSDGSLVADFSESDPQAEHVLNCTYGVTASGTYNAVFHFADNNVPHNDGAYRPITVIATPGTLTNVVHPGPCVGGNTETHPRVWGIVIGALSKAVPDRVSADTGGTSCNFLFGGTHPDTDRYYVHYHFDGVGWGGRANADGNSNQVIPNGNCPSTPVEIFETRYPFLERSYRLRQDSGGAGAQRGGLGSERILEVRAPEITVSALFDRMVSGAWGLFGGEDGQRSALLVKRAGEDTFVTFREEYGTASNSRVANIVLKEGDQVMLASPGGGGYGDPRTRAAEAVRRDVLEGFVSETAAREIYGVALERLNGTLTIDADETARLRADVPAPAVPTVTDETREPVAVAPRSETGGHWEEHKGDWWQTSVTNCQLCGQVVPRDVWVSAGGMRFCSVECDDRYHDYWLPRHADQVIEQAT
- a CDS encoding ABC transporter ATP-binding protein; this encodes MSENGMSDNGHLLEVKDLAVQFKTDEGIVRAVNGIAYELAAGGSLGIVGESGSGKSVSSLALLRLIPQPAGQITGGEVMFGDTNVMDIDPEEIIETRAGRVSLLQIPPNEMRGIRGGKISMIFQDPMSSLNPVLTVGRQIDEAQRLHLGVSKDEARAHTVELLDRVGIPSPAERANDYPHQLSGGMQQRAMIAMAISCQPQLLIADEPTTALDVTIQAQVIELISSLREELGMAAILITHDLALVAGFCQEIVVMYGGYIVERASGRDIFYTPKHPYTIGLLESMPSISAARGDRLSAIPGAPPDMTNLPVGCPFAPRCRFVKDKCIEEMPPVETIDDGRSLRCWVDVDTGELR